One segment of Primulina huaijiensis isolate GDHJ02 unplaced genomic scaffold, ASM1229523v2 scaffold25443, whole genome shotgun sequence DNA contains the following:
- the LOC140967565 gene encoding calmodulin-binding protein 60 A-like isoform X2 — MSEKRPQRGEGCSSDDLRPRKLPSFKRVVLDALNLHRFQQLTGPVLEPLIRRVVKEEVDLALRKYSTNMKRNCVTNTHCSESRTLQFLNAISIPVFTGTRIEGEGCNNLAVALFDAHTRKVVSCGPESSGKVEIVVLEGDFDGDEGDNWTSEDFKNNIVREREGKKSLLTGDTFVILKDGIAPIEDISLTDNSSWTRSRKFRLGARLIENTGGARVKEAKSEAFVVRDHRGELYKKHHPPSLSDEVWRLEKIGKDGAFHKRLRKERVNTVQDFLCLLFLDPTRLRSILGSGMPPKMWDVMVEHARTCVLDKKLYLYDASQSQQQNGVVFNLVGQVMGTFSNGQYISADNLSEPQKADARELVISAFKDKENIVVFYDESSLNTLASSSCLSTGASFQSLPLEDSYLRELISQRIDESSYSLQNLSSPDFMQSVYNIHYPQGGVEPMEIGIGQNSSFPNQETGSLIYNTDSMAGAFRENEHTQFGGTDFSLQGSDIELSSDLRSCMDALLPASAVPVDKTQSRWNILLSLLRWRFSIRRMVARKNRVRDRPETMLDVHTTVI; from the exons ATGTCTGAGAAGCGGCCGCAACGAGGGGAAGGTTGCTCCTCCGATGACTTGCGTCCCAGGAAATTACCTTCTTTCAAAAG AGTGGTGCTAGATGCATTGAATCTGCACAGATTCCAACAGCTAACCGGGCCGGTTCTGGAGCCTTTGATTCGTCGAGTT GTGAAAGAGGAAGTGGATTTAGCTTTAAGAAAATACTCAACCAATATGAAACG gAATTGTGTGACAAACACACACTGTTCTGAATCAAGAACTTTGCAGTTTTTAAACGCTATATCCATTCCTGTGTTTACCGGGACTCGAATCGAAGGAGAAGGGTGCAACAATCTGGCTGTAGCTTTATTTGATGCTCATACAAGGAAAGTTGTTTCTTGTGGCCCTGAATCATCTGGAAAAGTTGAAATTGTGGTTCTTGAGGGAGATTTTGATGGCGATGAAGGTGACAATTGGACTTCTGAAGATTTCAAGAATAATATAGTGAGAGAAAGAGAAGGCAAAAAATCCCTTCTGACGGGGGACACTTTTGTGATTCTTAAAGATGGTATTGCTCCAATTGAAGATATCTCGCTTACAGATAATTCGAGCTGGACAAGAAGTCGTAAATTCAGGTTGGGAGCTAGACTTATTGAAAATACAGGTGGTGCAAGAGTAAAGGAAGCAAAATCAGAAGCCTTTGTTGTAAGAGATCATCGTGGAGAAT TGTACAAGAAACATCACCCTCCATCTCTTTCTGACGAAGTATGGCGTCTTGAAAAAATTGGCAAAGACGGCGCTTTTCACAAGCGGTTACGAAAGGAAAGAGTAAACACTGTGCAGGACTTTCTGTGTTTACTCTTCTTAGATCCCACAAGGCTTCGAAGT ATCCTTGGGTCTGGTATGCCGCCTAAGATGTGGGACGTTATGGTTGAGCATGCTCGAACGTGTGTTCTTGATAAGAAATTATACTTGTACGATGCCTCTCAATCTCAACAACAAAATGGGGTTGTTTTTAATCTAGTTGGGCAAGTGATGGGGACATTTTCGAACGGGCAGTACATATCTGCTGATAACCTGTCTGAACCACAAAAG GCTGATGCCCGCGAGCTGGTGATCTCTGCATTTAAAGATAAGGAGAATATCGTCGTGTTTTATGATGAATCGTCTCTAAATACGCTCGCCTCTTCATCGTGCTTATCTACTGGTGCATCATTTCAAAGTTTGCCGTTAGAGGATAGTTACCTTCGAGAACTAATATCTCAAAGGATTGATGAATCCAGCTACTCCCTACAAAATCTGTCATCCCCGGATTTTATGCAGTCGGTATATAACATCCACTATCCACAAGGTGGTGTTGAACCCATGGAAATTGGGATTGGACAAAACTCGAGTTTCCCGAATCAAGAAACTGGTAGCTTAATCTATAACACCGATTCCATGGCTGGAGCATTCCGTGAAAACGAGCATACCCAGTTCGGTGGGACAGATTTCTCGCTCCAGGGTTCAGACATTGAACTATCATCTGATTTACGTAGTTGCATGGATGCATTGTTGCCTGCTTCGGCAGTTCCTGTCGATAAAACTCAAAGCCGGTGGAATATTTTGTTGAGCTTATTGAGATGGAGGTTCTCGATAAGGAGGATGGTGGCCCGAAAAAACCGTGTTCGCGACAGACCTGAGACGATGTTAGATGTGCACACAACTGTTATCTAG
- the LOC140967565 gene encoding calmodulin-binding protein 60 A-like isoform X1: protein MSEKRPQRGEGCSSDDLRPRKLPSFKRVVLDALNLHRFQQLTGPVLEPLIRRVVKEEVDLALRKYSTNMKRNCVTNTHCSESRTLQFLNAISIPVFTGTRIEGEGCNNLAVALFDAHTRKVVSCGPESSGKVEIVVLEGDFDGDEGDNWTSEDFKNNIVREREGKKSLLTGDTFVILKDGIAPIEDISLTDNSSWTRSRKFRLGARLIENTGGARVKEAKSEAFVVRDHRGELYKKHHPPSLSDEVWRLEKIGKDGAFHKRLRKERVNTVQDFLCLLFLDPTRLRSILGSGMPPKMWDVMVEHARTCVLDKKLYLYDASQSQQQNGVVFNLVGQVMGTFSNGQYISADNLSEPQKAGSPYLLTLLVNVA, encoded by the exons ATGTCTGAGAAGCGGCCGCAACGAGGGGAAGGTTGCTCCTCCGATGACTTGCGTCCCAGGAAATTACCTTCTTTCAAAAG AGTGGTGCTAGATGCATTGAATCTGCACAGATTCCAACAGCTAACCGGGCCGGTTCTGGAGCCTTTGATTCGTCGAGTT GTGAAAGAGGAAGTGGATTTAGCTTTAAGAAAATACTCAACCAATATGAAACG gAATTGTGTGACAAACACACACTGTTCTGAATCAAGAACTTTGCAGTTTTTAAACGCTATATCCATTCCTGTGTTTACCGGGACTCGAATCGAAGGAGAAGGGTGCAACAATCTGGCTGTAGCTTTATTTGATGCTCATACAAGGAAAGTTGTTTCTTGTGGCCCTGAATCATCTGGAAAAGTTGAAATTGTGGTTCTTGAGGGAGATTTTGATGGCGATGAAGGTGACAATTGGACTTCTGAAGATTTCAAGAATAATATAGTGAGAGAAAGAGAAGGCAAAAAATCCCTTCTGACGGGGGACACTTTTGTGATTCTTAAAGATGGTATTGCTCCAATTGAAGATATCTCGCTTACAGATAATTCGAGCTGGACAAGAAGTCGTAAATTCAGGTTGGGAGCTAGACTTATTGAAAATACAGGTGGTGCAAGAGTAAAGGAAGCAAAATCAGAAGCCTTTGTTGTAAGAGATCATCGTGGAGAAT TGTACAAGAAACATCACCCTCCATCTCTTTCTGACGAAGTATGGCGTCTTGAAAAAATTGGCAAAGACGGCGCTTTTCACAAGCGGTTACGAAAGGAAAGAGTAAACACTGTGCAGGACTTTCTGTGTTTACTCTTCTTAGATCCCACAAGGCTTCGAAGT ATCCTTGGGTCTGGTATGCCGCCTAAGATGTGGGACGTTATGGTTGAGCATGCTCGAACGTGTGTTCTTGATAAGAAATTATACTTGTACGATGCCTCTCAATCTCAACAACAAAATGGGGTTGTTTTTAATCTAGTTGGGCAAGTGATGGGGACATTTTCGAACGGGCAGTACATATCTGCTGATAACCTGTCTGAACCACAAAAGGCAGGATCCCCGTACCTTTTAACCTTGTTGGTTAATGTTGCATAG
- the LOC140967599 gene encoding metalloendoproteinase 3-MMP-like, whose protein sequence is MYESSCYTFYPGSPRWPGRRIRYAFSRNVEEHVKQPLEHALQRWASVSPSKFYRVKKFAQADIWISFLRGYHGDEFPFDGANGHVAHAFGTPDGRVHFDSAQNWSISKRDNDGLDMETLGFMSLGIPLGSSTLKSKRG, encoded by the coding sequence ATGTATGAGAGTTCATGTTATACATTCTATCCAGGAAGTCCAAGATGGCCTGGAAGGAGAATCAGATATGCTTTTAGCCGGAATGTGGAAGAACACGTAAAACAACCGTTAGAGCATGCGCTGCAACGATGGGCATCGGTTTCGCCTAGCAAATTCTACCGAGTCAAGAAATTTGCGCAAGCTGATATTTGGATTAGCTTCTTGCGTGGGTATCATGGCGATGAATTTCCCTTCGATGGTGCCAATGGTCACGTGGCTCATGCATTCGGGACGCCAGATGGGAGGGTCCATTTTGATTCGGCCCAAAATTGGTCCATTAGCAAGAGGGACAACGATGGGTTGGACATGGAAACGTTGGGCTTCATGAGTTTGGGCATACCATTGGGCTCGAGCACATTGAAGTCCAAAAGGGGGTAA